One part of the Marinobacterium rhizophilum genome encodes these proteins:
- a CDS encoding sulfurtransferase: MTPLPLVIDASQLAPHLDDPSLLVLDLSRPETYLQGHIPHALHVDPALLLCGTAPIPNKLPSAEQLSALFSSLGLTPERHVVVYDDQMGALAGRMVWTLHCVGHQRVSFLNGHLRAWVEAGQALEHSPNRPSASTFEARIDRSLVADVELILTHLADTSLRIWDARTEAEYRGEKIVNAKKGGHIPGARWFEWTDCLISPSDTRLRPKSELLSTLRDRGITPEHQIITHCQTHRRSGLTYLVARHLGFGQVRCYDGSWFEWGNRDDTPTES; encoded by the coding sequence ATGACCCCTCTCCCACTCGTGATCGATGCATCCCAACTGGCGCCACACCTGGACGACCCTTCACTGCTGGTGCTCGACCTGTCCAGGCCCGAGACCTACCTGCAGGGGCACATTCCCCACGCCCTGCATGTGGACCCGGCCCTGTTGCTGTGCGGTACCGCACCGATACCCAACAAGCTGCCCAGTGCCGAGCAGCTCAGCGCGCTCTTTTCGAGCCTGGGCCTGACCCCCGAGCGCCATGTGGTGGTGTATGACGACCAGATGGGCGCCCTGGCCGGACGCATGGTCTGGACCCTGCACTGCGTAGGCCACCAGCGGGTTTCCTTTCTCAATGGCCACCTGCGGGCCTGGGTCGAGGCGGGCCAGGCACTTGAGCACAGCCCCAACCGCCCCAGCGCGAGCACCTTCGAGGCCCGGATTGACCGCTCCCTGGTGGCCGATGTGGAACTTATACTCACCCACCTGGCGGACACCAGCCTGCGCATCTGGGATGCCCGTACCGAAGCGGAATACCGCGGCGAAAAAATCGTCAATGCCAAGAAAGGCGGTCATATCCCCGGCGCGCGCTGGTTCGAGTGGACCGATTGCCTGATCAGCCCCAGTGACACCCGCCTGCGCCCCAAATCGGAACTGCTCAGCACGCTGCGGGACCGGGGGATCACGCCCGAGCACCAGATCATCACCCACTGCCAGACCCACCGTCGTTCCGGCCTGACCTACCTGGTGGCCAGGCACCTGGGCTTTGGGCAGGTGCGCTGCTATGACGGTTCCTGGTTTGAATGGGGCAACCGCGACGACACCCCGACAGAATCCTGA
- a CDS encoding HDOD domain-containing protein: MHDPSSENADQSLQADAPLNGAQAWTAYLAGRPLPTRHSSLQRLKRETASDGGTLKSITAAIKADPVLCVHVVRQAQALHASKGSDVTGIDHAIGSLGMERLGQLAADCQALRLHPGCGAELQYFHAVASSHHAATQCAQWLRVRHATYAEKGWVAALCYGLGNWSLWRHAPLHMDRINRRILDAGLDPIEAQTETLGCSIQQISSGLAQAWQLPPLVLAALDDDTSPSGRTLDRLHQRSLSDPHLSRDELRSLSHLLQQHFFPVKLANWLVETTQFGWGTTRARSMYDIVNDFLGKELHDTSALIHQNCALAAQQYHVPGTLAPAAEMLFTGAGQPSHRTLDDAELQRYSGAFPEPPPLPEPPVAAVRQPATFADAQAYQQISNRLQQGYSLYTRPAHILQGLLLGLSQGLGLQRLALQLVRSKQQLKTAQVIGIDDDDPITELQADLDSSVLLKQLCSRPGCIWLSTSTRPRLLPMLPPAYRQALGQQDSLMMCIFAHDKPVALVYGDLGSPQAELESFHRDQFRALCAAASQALDRMLSQT, translated from the coding sequence ATGCACGACCCGTCCAGCGAGAACGCAGACCAAAGCCTCCAGGCCGACGCCCCCCTGAATGGCGCCCAGGCCTGGACGGCCTACCTGGCCGGGCGGCCGCTGCCGACTCGCCACTCCAGCCTGCAGCGCCTGAAACGGGAAACCGCCTCCGATGGCGGCACCCTGAAGAGCATTACCGCGGCGATCAAGGCAGACCCCGTGCTGTGCGTGCATGTGGTGCGCCAGGCCCAGGCACTGCATGCCAGCAAGGGGTCCGATGTCACCGGCATCGATCATGCCATTGGATCGCTCGGAATGGAGCGCCTCGGTCAGCTGGCCGCCGACTGCCAGGCTCTGCGCCTGCACCCTGGTTGCGGCGCCGAGCTGCAGTATTTCCACGCCGTCGCCAGCAGTCACCACGCCGCAACCCAGTGCGCCCAGTGGCTGCGGGTGCGTCATGCCACCTACGCCGAAAAAGGCTGGGTCGCGGCCCTGTGCTATGGCCTTGGTAACTGGTCCCTGTGGCGCCATGCGCCGCTGCACATGGACCGTATCAATCGCCGCATCCTCGACGCAGGCCTGGACCCCATCGAAGCCCAGACAGAAACCCTCGGCTGCAGCATCCAGCAGATTTCATCCGGCCTGGCCCAGGCATGGCAGCTCCCCCCACTGGTGCTGGCGGCACTGGATGACGACACTTCGCCCTCAGGCCGCACCCTTGACAGGCTGCACCAGCGCAGCCTGAGCGACCCTCACCTCAGCAGAGACGAGTTACGCAGTCTCAGCCATTTGCTGCAGCAGCATTTTTTCCCGGTCAAGCTGGCCAACTGGCTGGTCGAGACCACCCAGTTCGGCTGGGGTACGACCCGGGCGCGCAGCATGTATGACATCGTCAACGACTTCCTGGGCAAGGAGCTGCACGACACCAGCGCACTGATCCACCAGAACTGTGCCCTGGCCGCCCAGCAATACCACGTGCCCGGCACCCTGGCGCCTGCCGCCGAGATGCTCTTCACGGGCGCCGGCCAGCCGTCTCACCGGACCCTGGACGATGCCGAACTGCAGCGTTACAGCGGCGCCTTTCCTGAACCGCCCCCGCTACCGGAGCCACCTGTGGCCGCTGTGCGGCAGCCTGCGACTTTCGCCGATGCACAAGCCTACCAGCAGATCAGCAATCGCCTGCAGCAGGGCTACAGCCTCTATACCCGCCCCGCCCATATCCTGCAGGGACTGCTGCTCGGGCTGTCCCAGGGGCTGGGACTGCAACGGCTGGCACTGCAGCTGGTGCGCTCGAAACAGCAACTCAAGACCGCCCAGGTCATTGGCATTGACGACGACGACCCCATTACCGAGTTGCAAGCCGACCTCGACAGTTCCGTGCTGCTCAAGCAACTCTGTAGCCGGCCCGGCTGCATCTGGCTCAGCACCAGCACCCGGCCCCGCCTGCTGCCCATGCTGCCCCCCGCCTACCGCCAGGCCCTGGGCCAGCAAGATAGCCTGATGATGTGCATCTTTGCCCACGACAAGCCGGTGGCCCTGGTCTACGGCGACCTCGGCAGCCCTCAGGCCGAACTGGAGAGCTTTCACCGCGACCAGTTCCGGGCCCTGTGTGCCGCGGCAAGCCAGGCACTGGATCGCATGCTGAGCCAGACCTGA
- the rsgA gene encoding small ribosomal subunit biogenesis GTPase RsgA — protein sequence MSKRKLTRRQSWRVEKIQQERTARASKRDNAVDEQLEGGDLGQEQHGLIISHFGRQVDVEGLDGDQAGIITRCHMRTNLGQLVTGDRIIWRAGTEGGVVVAQLPRQTELVRPNPQGELRPVAANIDFIVVTIAVEPTPFANLIDRYLVASELSGIEPVILLNKSDLLTDGNRDELQGMLENYRRIGYKVLTTSANGEDALTELKTLLNGRVSVFVGQSGVGKSSLINSLLPGVDIRVGELSVQTRKGRHTTTTARLFHFPDGGDLIDSPGIREFGLWHLEPERLIEGFREFHPYLGHCRFRDCRHEQEPGCAIKDAIEQNEISASRVRSFQHIRQTLLAPDSSH from the coding sequence ATGTCTAAGCGCAAACTGACCCGCCGCCAGTCCTGGCGGGTAGAAAAGATTCAGCAGGAACGCACCGCCCGCGCCTCAAAACGTGACAATGCCGTGGACGAGCAGCTCGAAGGGGGCGATCTGGGACAGGAGCAGCACGGCCTGATCATTTCCCATTTTGGTCGCCAGGTAGACGTCGAAGGCCTGGATGGCGACCAGGCCGGCATTATCACCCGCTGTCACATGCGCACCAACCTCGGCCAGCTGGTCACGGGGGATCGCATTATCTGGCGCGCCGGTACCGAAGGTGGCGTCGTGGTGGCCCAGCTGCCACGCCAGACCGAGCTGGTACGTCCCAACCCCCAGGGCGAACTGCGCCCCGTCGCGGCCAATATCGACTTTATCGTTGTCACCATCGCGGTGGAACCCACGCCCTTTGCCAACCTGATCGACCGCTACCTGGTGGCCTCGGAGCTCAGCGGCATCGAACCTGTCATTCTGCTCAACAAGTCCGACCTGCTAACCGACGGCAACCGCGACGAACTGCAGGGGATGCTCGAGAATTACCGGCGTATCGGTTACAAGGTGCTGACCACCTCGGCCAACGGCGAGGATGCCCTGACCGAACTCAAGACCCTACTCAACGGCCGCGTCAGCGTCTTTGTGGGCCAGTCGGGCGTTGGCAAGTCATCCCTGATCAACAGCCTGCTGCCGGGGGTCGACATCCGCGTTGGCGAACTGTCCGTCCAAACCCGCAAGGGACGCCACACCACCACCACCGCGCGACTGTTCCACTTCCCCGATGGCGGCGACCTTATCGACTCCCCCGGCATCCGCGAATTTGGCCTCTGGCACCTGGAGCCTGAACGCCTGATTGAAGGCTTTCGCGAGTTTCATCCTTACCTGGGCCATTGTCGCTTTCGCGATTGCCGTCACGAACAGGAGCCGGGCTGCGCCATCAAGGATGCAATCGAACAGAATGAAATCAGCGCGTCCCGGGTACGCAGCTTCCAGCATATCCGCCAGACCTTGCTGGCACCCGACAGCAGTCACTGA
- the orn gene encoding oligoribonuclease produces the protein MSSSKQSDSTTTDSNSRSTHLIWIDLEMTGLEPDHDTIIEIATIVTDANLNLIAEGPSLAIHQSDAALEAMDEWCTRQHGQSGLTQRVRESQLGERDAELQTLEFLRQHVDQGASPMCGNSIGQDRRFLNKYMPELEAFFHYRNLDVSTLKELARRWKPEVLEGVRKKGSHLALDDIRDSISELSYYREHFIKV, from the coding sequence ATGAGTAGCAGCAAACAGTCTGACAGCACCACCACCGACAGCAATTCACGCAGTACCCATCTGATCTGGATTGACCTGGAAATGACCGGCCTTGAACCGGACCATGACACCATTATCGAAATTGCCACCATCGTCACCGATGCCAATCTCAACCTGATTGCCGAGGGACCGAGCCTGGCGATACATCAAAGCGATGCGGCACTGGAGGCGATGGACGAATGGTGTACGCGCCAGCACGGTCAGTCGGGCCTTACGCAGCGCGTGCGCGAAAGCCAGCTGGGTGAGCGTGATGCCGAGCTGCAGACGCTGGAATTTTTGCGCCAGCACGTGGATCAGGGCGCATCCCCCATGTGCGGCAACAGCATTGGCCAGGACCGGCGTTTTCTGAACAAGTACATGCCCGAACTCGAGGCGTTTTTCCATTACCGCAACCTGGACGTGAGCACCCTGAAAGAGCTCGCCAGGCGCTGGAAGCCGGAAGTGCTGGAGGGCGTGAGGAAGAAGGGCTCCCACCTGGCGCTGGATGATATCCGCGACTCCATCAGTGAACTCAGCTATTACCGCGAGCACTTCATCAAGGTGTGA
- the queG gene encoding tRNA epoxyqueuosine(34) reductase QueG, which produces MNRLSPEQLSQLAAQIKNWAQELGFQQCGITGTDLSAEGPQLQAWLDQGYQGEMGYLENHFEKRLDPSLLVPGTQRIICVRMDYLPPEAQTLKVLRQADKAYIARYTLGRDYHKTLRKRLTRLGQRIEEACETLGYRAFVDSAPVLERPLARAAGIGWQGKHSLILNREAGSWFLLGELFVDLPLPVDEPYTEDHCGRCSACMDVCPTQAFPAPQVLDARRCISYLTIEYKGSIDPELRPLMGNRIFGCDDCQLICPWNRFASHSMETDFKPRHGLDDIELVELFGWDEARFLQKTEGSAIRRTGYEGWLRNIAIALGNSSGGPAIIAALQARQSYPSELVQEHVAWALAQLQARARDNSTGVGHPAHPILIHPRAARLPD; this is translated from the coding sequence ATGAACCGGCTTTCACCTGAACAGCTCAGCCAACTGGCCGCACAGATCAAAAACTGGGCGCAGGAGCTCGGTTTCCAGCAGTGCGGGATTACCGGCACCGACCTTTCAGCCGAAGGCCCCCAGCTGCAGGCCTGGCTCGACCAGGGCTATCAGGGCGAGATGGGCTACCTGGAAAACCACTTCGAAAAACGGCTGGACCCATCATTGCTGGTACCCGGCACCCAACGCATTATCTGCGTGCGCATGGATTACCTGCCCCCCGAAGCCCAGACGCTTAAAGTTCTCAGGCAGGCCGACAAGGCCTATATCGCCCGCTATACCCTGGGCCGGGACTACCACAAGACGCTGCGCAAGCGCCTGACCCGCCTGGGGCAGCGCATTGAAGAGGCCTGCGAGACCCTGGGCTACCGCGCCTTTGTCGACAGTGCCCCGGTACTGGAACGCCCGCTGGCCCGCGCAGCCGGCATCGGCTGGCAGGGCAAGCACAGCCTGATCCTCAATCGCGAAGCCGGCTCCTGGTTTCTGCTGGGCGAGCTTTTCGTGGATCTGCCACTGCCCGTGGATGAACCCTACACCGAGGATCACTGCGGGCGCTGCAGCGCCTGCATGGATGTCTGCCCCACCCAGGCCTTCCCGGCCCCCCAGGTGCTGGATGCCAGGCGCTGCATTTCCTACCTGACCATCGAGTACAAGGGCAGTATCGACCCAGAGCTGCGCCCGCTGATGGGCAATCGCATCTTTGGCTGCGATGACTGCCAGCTGATCTGCCCCTGGAACCGCTTTGCCAGCCACAGCATGGAAACCGACTTCAAGCCGCGCCACGGGCTGGATGATATCGAGCTTGTCGAGCTGTTCGGCTGGGATGAGGCCCGGTTCCTGCAAAAGACCGAAGGTTCGGCGATCCGTCGCACCGGCTACGAGGGCTGGCTGCGCAATATCGCCATCGCCCTTGGCAACAGCAGCGGCGGCCCGGCAATCATTGCCGCACTGCAGGCCAGGCAGTCATATCCATCCGAACTGGTGCAGGAACACGTGGCCTGGGCGCTGGCACAGCTGCAAGCGCGCGCCCGCGACAACAGCACCGGGGTCGGGCACCCGGCACACCCCATCCTGATTCACCCCCGCGCCGCCCGGCTGCCGGACTAG
- a CDS encoding NAD(P)H-hydrate dehydratase, whose translation MPVMRAELPATLYTAQQSRALDQTAIEQYGLPGFKLMQRAGHATFATLLHHWPALTSLTILCGSGNNGGDGFVVAGLAQQRGIVVQLLCVGGDDFEQRLQGEALEAWRWSQALGVRGQAYSSDTELRGEVLVDAILGTGLAGPVRGAAERAIRHCNRSPQPVLAVDIPSGLCSDTGAVLGDAVHAAVTITFIGLKQGLFTHQAVDYTGQVEFDGLLVPEAVYEDVPVSAFRTQAEDLAQALGTRRRSSHKGDFGHVMIIGGDLGFGGAGILAAQAALRTGAGLVSLATRPEYVSAALARQPELMVHGVSSGQDLEPLLERADILVVGPGLGRSAWGDQLLLQALQSGKPMVVDADGLNLLAEKNWLHSSRRSNWILTPHPGEAARLLADDVATVNQDRFASVERLQANCGGVAVLKGAGTLSCDGDALHLCAAGNPGMAVGGMGDVLAGIIGGLWGQGLKPVDAARLGVFVHARAGDSQAAQHGERGLLPTDLLVGIQALVNGLQE comes from the coding sequence ATGCCTGTCATGAGAGCGGAACTGCCGGCCACATTATACACGGCACAACAAAGTCGCGCGCTGGATCAGACCGCCATTGAGCAATACGGCCTGCCGGGCTTCAAATTGATGCAGCGGGCCGGTCATGCCACCTTTGCTACCTTGCTGCACCACTGGCCGGCACTGACCTCGCTGACCATTCTTTGCGGCAGCGGCAACAACGGGGGTGACGGTTTTGTCGTCGCGGGGCTGGCCCAGCAGCGTGGCATCGTGGTGCAGCTGCTCTGCGTGGGTGGGGATGACTTCGAACAGCGCTTGCAGGGCGAAGCGCTTGAAGCCTGGCGCTGGAGCCAGGCGCTGGGTGTGCGGGGGCAGGCTTACAGCAGCGATACGGAGCTGCGGGGCGAGGTGCTGGTGGATGCGATCCTGGGCACCGGCCTGGCAGGGCCTGTGCGCGGCGCGGCCGAGCGCGCGATCCGGCACTGCAATCGCAGCCCGCAACCGGTGCTGGCGGTGGATATTCCGTCGGGGCTGTGCAGCGATACCGGCGCGGTGCTTGGAGACGCCGTGCATGCGGCGGTGACCATTACCTTTATCGGGCTCAAGCAGGGGCTCTTTACCCACCAGGCAGTCGATTATACCGGCCAGGTTGAGTTTGATGGCCTGCTTGTACCCGAAGCCGTGTATGAAGACGTACCGGTTAGTGCGTTTCGGACCCAGGCTGAAGACCTGGCCCAGGCACTGGGGACGCGCAGGCGCAGCAGCCACAAGGGCGACTTTGGTCATGTCATGATCATTGGTGGCGACCTGGGTTTTGGTGGCGCGGGTATTCTTGCCGCCCAGGCAGCGTTGCGCACGGGTGCAGGCCTGGTCTCCCTGGCCACCCGGCCGGAATATGTATCGGCGGCGCTGGCCCGTCAGCCCGAGCTGATGGTGCATGGGGTGAGTTCCGGCCAGGATCTGGAACCCCTGCTGGAGCGGGCGGATATTCTGGTGGTCGGACCGGGGCTGGGGCGCAGCGCCTGGGGCGACCAGCTGTTGTTACAGGCATTGCAGAGCGGCAAGCCCATGGTGGTGGATGCCGATGGGCTTAATTTGCTGGCCGAGAAAAACTGGTTGCACAGTTCGCGTCGCAGCAACTGGATACTGACACCGCATCCAGGCGAGGCGGCGCGGCTGCTGGCCGATGATGTGGCGACGGTCAACCAGGACCGTTTCGCCTCCGTCGAGCGCCTGCAGGCCAACTGCGGCGGGGTCGCAGTGCTCAAGGGTGCCGGTACCCTGAGCTGCGACGGCGATGCGCTGCACCTGTGTGCGGCGGGCAATCCCGGCATGGCGGTCGGTGGCATGGGGGATGTGCTGGCCGGCATCATTGGCGGCCTCTGGGGGCAGGGGCTCAAGCCGGTGGATGCGGCGCGCCTGGGGGTTTTTGTTCATGCCCGTGCCGGCGATAGTCAGGCGGCGCAGCATGGCGAACGCGGCCTGTTGCCCACCGACCTGCTGGTCGGCATTCAGGCCCTGGTCAATGGGCTGCAAGAGTAA
- the tsaE gene encoding tRNA (adenosine(37)-N6)-threonylcarbamoyltransferase complex ATPase subunit type 1 TsaE, whose protein sequence is MTERFVYGARDEDVMVAFGEALGRACGGRGIIFLHGDLGMGKTTLCRGVLRAYGHLGSVKSPTYTLVEPYDLEGRRLYHFDLYRLADPEELEYLGIRDYFEDDDLCLIEWPQRGAGWLPRPDLDVEISIAGQGRSIECQGRTARGQQILTALLQEGTSKKP, encoded by the coding sequence ATGACAGAGCGGTTTGTATATGGTGCCAGGGATGAGGACGTCATGGTGGCCTTTGGTGAGGCCCTGGGGCGGGCCTGCGGCGGGCGCGGAATCATTTTCCTGCACGGCGATCTCGGTATGGGCAAGACCACGCTCTGCCGGGGGGTCCTGCGTGCCTATGGTCACCTGGGTTCGGTGAAGAGTCCTACCTATACTTTGGTGGAGCCCTATGATCTGGAGGGGCGCAGGTTGTATCATTTCGACCTGTACCGTCTGGCAGACCCTGAAGAGCTTGAGTACCTGGGGATCAGGGATTATTTCGAAGACGACGACCTCTGCCTGATCGAGTGGCCACAACGAGGAGCCGGCTGGCTGCCGCGCCCGGATCTGGATGTGGAAATCTCCATCGCTGGACAGGGGCGCAGTATTGAGTGCCAGGGGCGTACAGCGCGGGGACAGCAGATTCTGACGGCGCTGTTACAGGAGGGTACCTCGAAAAAACCGTAG
- a CDS encoding N-acetylmuramoyl-L-alanine amidase: MKGILGMLAALLLAVPAMAADIKNVRIWLAPDHTRLVFDLSGPVKHKVFSLDNPDRLVVDMADSRLQASLDRLGLEESPVSKLRHSRQSDGSQRIVLDLNSKVKPRSFTLAPNDQYGHRLVLDLLKTGADKPAAVAVTQPPAPVAAGTPGPLRDVVVAIDAGHGGEDPGALGPGGLREKDVVIAIAREVYRRLDATPGYKPVMVRTSDYYVSLRGRTKLARDHNADLFVSIHADAFKDSRANGASVWVISDRGATGEVGRWLAQKENSVDAIGGVVSLDDKDEVLAGVLLDMSMTFSMEGSRQVADRVHKNIGKFARMHKPYVEQAGFVVLKSPGIPSILVETGFISNPDEARKLKSRKYQNQMAEAIAEGVKDYFWHRPPAMTHLAHRKNGGQLAALSDRTHKVSRGDTLSVIAVRNGVSLSALRAANGLSSDKIRIGQVLKIPSS; this comes from the coding sequence ATGAAGGGGATTTTGGGCATGCTGGCGGCCTTGTTGCTGGCGGTTCCGGCAATGGCGGCAGATATCAAGAATGTGCGTATCTGGCTGGCGCCGGATCACACGCGTCTGGTGTTTGATTTATCGGGCCCGGTAAAGCACAAGGTATTCAGCCTCGATAATCCCGATCGGCTGGTGGTGGACATGGCGGATTCCCGCCTGCAGGCCAGTCTTGATCGTCTGGGGCTGGAAGAAAGTCCGGTCAGCAAATTGCGTCACTCCCGCCAGTCCGATGGGTCCCAGCGCATCGTGCTGGATCTTAACAGCAAGGTAAAACCCCGCAGCTTTACGCTGGCACCTAACGACCAGTATGGCCACCGGCTGGTGCTGGATTTGCTGAAAACCGGTGCGGACAAGCCTGCCGCTGTTGCGGTGACCCAGCCGCCGGCGCCTGTGGCTGCGGGGACGCCGGGCCCCTTGCGCGATGTGGTGGTGGCGATTGATGCCGGCCACGGCGGAGAGGACCCGGGCGCGCTGGGCCCCGGCGGCCTGCGCGAAAAGGATGTGGTTATCGCCATTGCCAGGGAAGTCTACCGTCGCCTGGATGCAACGCCGGGCTACAAACCGGTGATGGTGCGCACCAGCGACTATTACGTCAGTTTGCGCGGGCGTACCAAGCTGGCGCGTGATCATAATGCCGACCTGTTTGTGTCGATTCATGCCGATGCCTTCAAGGATTCCCGCGCCAATGGCGCCTCTGTCTGGGTGATTTCCGACCGTGGCGCCACCGGCGAAGTGGGCCGCTGGCTGGCGCAGAAAGAAAACAGCGTGGACGCCATCGGCGGCGTGGTGAGCCTGGATGACAAGGATGAGGTACTGGCCGGCGTGCTGCTGGACATGTCCATGACCTTCAGCATGGAGGGCAGTCGCCAGGTCGCGGACCGGGTGCACAAGAACATCGGCAAGTTTGCCCGCATGCACAAGCCGTATGTCGAACAGGCCGGTTTTGTGGTGCTGAAATCGCCAGGAATTCCGTCGATCCTGGTCGAAACCGGGTTTATCTCCAATCCGGATGAGGCTCGCAAGCTCAAGTCGCGCAAGTATCAGAACCAGATGGCCGAAGCCATTGCCGAGGGCGTGAAGGATTATTTCTGGCACCGTCCCCCGGCCATGACGCACCTGGCGCACCGCAAGAACGGTGGTCAGCTGGCGGCCTTGTCGGATCGTACCCACAAGGTGTCCCGTGGTGACACCCTGTCGGTGATCGCCGTGCGCAATGGCGTGTCCCTCTCGGCGCTACGCGCCGCCAATGGCCTGTCCAGTGACAAGATCCGCATTGGCCAGGTGCTCAAGATTCCGTCAAGCTAA
- the mutL gene encoding DNA mismatch repair endonuclease MutL, with protein sequence MSRIQLLSPRLANQIAAGEVVERPASVVKELLENSLDAGATQIEIDVEQGGMKLIRLRDNGGGIEEQDLPLALSRHATSKILVLEDLEAVNSLGFRGEALASISSVSRLTLTSRRADASSAWQVQTEGRDMEPVVSPAAHPQGTCVEVRDLFFNTPARRKFMRTEQTEFKHLEEVVKRLALSRSDVSFQLRHNGRVIHQLRPARTEQEHERRISSVCGPAFIDQALSLDMCAEASGLRLWGWMGLPTFSRSQTDLQYFFVNGRIIRDKLVAHAVRQAYQDVLFHGRHPAFVLYLELDPRLVDVNVHPTKHEVRFREGRLVHDFIFRTLHRVIADVRPQDAVSPASASPDSSAQGDGQVAAAQQFEQGRMPLSQAPAAQASLDQAPTGGSQQAGSMFGGAVPGGDYRGPSVGAVRDQISGYGALHVPAHGAQYPVPPGPAVTPAEGEEAPPLGYALAHLHGIYILAQNAQGLVLVDMHAAHERIVYERMKQAYETEVVRSQPLLVPLSMAVSQNEADCAEEQAEMFQRLGFELSRMGDESLVVRQVPVSLAKGNIEQLIRDVLSDMLTYGQSQRIENHINELLATMACHGAVRANRQLSVPEMNGLLRDMEITERSGQCNHGRPTWTQLSLNELDKLFLRGR encoded by the coding sequence ATGTCACGAATACAGTTGCTGTCGCCGCGCCTTGCCAACCAGATTGCGGCCGGCGAAGTGGTCGAACGCCCGGCTTCGGTGGTCAAGGAATTGCTGGAAAACAGCCTTGATGCCGGCGCCACCCAGATCGAAATCGATGTGGAACAGGGAGGCATGAAGCTGATCCGTCTGCGCGACAACGGTGGCGGTATCGAGGAGCAGGACCTGCCGCTGGCGCTCAGTCGCCATGCCACGTCCAAGATTCTGGTGCTCGAAGACCTTGAAGCGGTCAACAGCCTCGGCTTTCGCGGCGAGGCGCTGGCCAGTATCAGTTCGGTATCGCGCCTTACGCTGACTTCGCGCCGGGCTGATGCCTCCAGTGCCTGGCAGGTGCAGACCGAAGGGCGGGACATGGAGCCGGTGGTGAGCCCTGCTGCCCACCCGCAGGGTACCTGCGTCGAGGTGCGGGACCTCTTCTTCAATACGCCGGCGCGGCGCAAGTTCATGCGTACCGAACAGACCGAATTCAAGCACCTGGAGGAGGTGGTCAAGCGCCTGGCGCTGAGCCGTTCCGATGTGTCCTTCCAGTTGCGCCACAATGGTCGGGTCATTCATCAGCTGCGCCCCGCCCGAACCGAGCAGGAGCACGAACGACGTATCTCGTCGGTGTGCGGGCCGGCCTTTATCGATCAGGCACTGTCGCTGGATATGTGCGCGGAAGCCAGCGGTTTGCGGCTCTGGGGCTGGATGGGGCTGCCGACCTTTTCCCGCAGCCAGACGGACCTGCAGTACTTCTTCGTCAACGGCCGCATTATCCGGGACAAGCTGGTGGCCCACGCGGTGCGCCAGGCCTATCAGGATGTGCTCTTCCACGGTCGTCATCCGGCCTTTGTACTTTACCTGGAGCTCGATCCGCGACTGGTGGATGTGAACGTGCATCCGACCAAGCACGAGGTGCGCTTTCGCGAAGGTCGCCTGGTGCATGACTTCATCTTCCGTACCCTGCACCGGGTGATTGCCGATGTCCGCCCGCAGGATGCTGTGTCGCCTGCCTCCGCGTCGCCGGATTCCAGCGCGCAAGGGGATGGCCAGGTTGCCGCTGCACAGCAGTTCGAGCAGGGGCGCATGCCGCTGAGCCAGGCGCCGGCGGCTCAGGCATCACTGGACCAGGCGCCAACGGGTGGTTCCCAGCAGGCCGGCAGCATGTTCGGTGGTGCCGTGCCCGGCGGCGATTATCGCGGCCCCTCGGTCGGCGCGGTGCGGGACCAGATCAGCGGTTACGGTGCCCTGCATGTGCCGGCCCATGGTGCCCAGTACCCTGTGCCGCCGGGACCGGCGGTGACCCCGGCAGAGGGCGAGGAGGCGCCGCCGCTGGGGTATGCCCTGGCCCATCTGCACGGTATCTATATTTTGGCGCAGAATGCACAGGGCCTGGTGCTGGTGGACATGCATGCCGCCCATGAACGTATCGTCTATGAGCGCATGAAGCAGGCGTATGAGACCGAGGTGGTGCGCTCGCAGCCGCTGTTGGTGCCTTTGAGCATGGCGGTGAGCCAGAACGAGGCGGACTGCGCCGAGGAGCAGGCCGAGATGTTTCAGCGACTGGGCTTTGAATTGTCCCGTATGGGGGACGAAAGCCTGGTGGTACGCCAGGTGCCGGTGTCGCTGGCCAAAGGTAACATCGAACAGCTGATTCGGGATGTGTTGTCCGACATGCTGACCTACGGCCAGAGCCAGCGCATTGAAAACCATATCAACGAGTTGCTGGCGACCATGGCCTGCCACGGGGCGGTGCGCGCCAACCGCCAGCTTAGCGTGCCGGAGATGAATGGCCTGCTGCGTGACATGGAGATTACCGAGCGCAGCGGGCAGTGCAACCATGGTCGGCCGACCTGGACGCAGCTGTCGCTGAATGAACTCGACAAGCTGTTTTTGCGGGGGCGCTAG